Proteins encoded within one genomic window of Planctomycetaceae bacterium:
- the recQ gene encoding DNA helicase RecQ, whose amino-acid sequence MSAQPDPVLAALKKIFGFAAFRANQESIVRAIIAGRDVFAVMPTGGGKSLCYQLPSHLMAGTCVVISPLISLMKDQVDGAKGTGLHAEFLNSAMDDTARRGVYHRLRAGELDLLYVSPERLAMDHFIAALRESKICLFAVDEAHCISEWGHDFRPDYLQLSQLVKAFKDVPVAAFTATATHRVQEDVIARLGLRRPHVTRASFDRPNLFYEVQTKGDLDRQLLKFIKAHADESGIVYRTTRKDVEATAAALKSGGIKALPYHAGLTPETRRKNQEAFNNDKVQVVVATIAFGMGIDKSNVRFVVHGDLPKNMEGYYQETGRAGRDGEAARCLLFFSRADIPKIRYFIDAIEDDTLRAAAAAQLSGMVRYATASACRRAQLLAYFGETYPHDNCQACDVCSGNVELIEATVEAQILMSAVARTGERFGANHVVDVVIGANTERIRSLGHDQIKTYGAGKDRGDKRAWLNIVDNLIAQQCLLVAGDRYPVLGLSDKGRDVLFGRATFKVLRRTEEPAAKVRVRKGRSAGTSEAAAPITDYDPDLFQKLREVRSALAFERGVPPYVVFSDRTLHEMARDLPTTPQALLEITGVGQKKLDLFGQKFLEAIRNYK is encoded by the coding sequence ATGAGCGCACAACCAGATCCGGTCCTGGCGGCTTTGAAGAAGATATTTGGGTTTGCAGCCTTTCGCGCCAACCAGGAATCGATCGTTCGGGCGATCATCGCCGGGCGCGACGTCTTTGCCGTCATGCCCACCGGCGGGGGCAAGAGCCTGTGCTACCAGTTGCCCTCGCACCTGATGGCCGGCACGTGCGTGGTGATCAGCCCGCTGATCTCGCTGATGAAAGACCAGGTCGACGGCGCCAAGGGCACCGGCCTGCATGCAGAGTTCCTCAACAGCGCCATGGACGACACCGCCCGCCGCGGGGTGTACCACCGCCTGCGGGCCGGCGAGCTGGACCTGCTGTACGTCTCGCCCGAGCGGCTGGCGATGGACCATTTCATCGCCGCCCTGCGCGAGTCGAAGATCTGCCTGTTCGCCGTCGACGAGGCCCACTGCATCAGCGAGTGGGGCCACGACTTCCGCCCCGACTACCTGCAGCTTTCGCAGCTCGTCAAGGCGTTCAAGGACGTTCCTGTCGCGGCCTTCACCGCCACCGCCACCCATCGCGTGCAGGAGGACGTCATCGCTCGCCTGGGCCTGCGCCGCCCGCACGTGACGCGCGCATCGTTCGACCGGCCCAACCTCTTCTATGAAGTGCAGACCAAGGGCGACCTGGACCGCCAGCTCCTGAAGTTCATCAAAGCACACGCCGACGAGAGCGGGATCGTCTACCGCACCACGCGCAAGGACGTCGAGGCCACCGCCGCGGCGCTCAAGAGCGGCGGGATCAAGGCCCTGCCCTACCACGCCGGCCTGACTCCCGAGACCCGCCGCAAGAACCAGGAGGCCTTCAACAACGACAAGGTCCAGGTCGTCGTCGCCACCATCGCCTTCGGCATGGGGATCGACAAGTCCAACGTGCGGTTCGTCGTGCATGGCGACCTGCCCAAGAACATGGAAGGCTACTACCAGGAGACCGGCCGCGCCGGACGCGACGGCGAGGCGGCGCGGTGCCTGCTGTTCTTCTCGCGGGCGGACATACCCAAGATTCGCTACTTCATCGACGCCATCGAGGACGACACGCTGCGGGCCGCCGCGGCGGCGCAGTTGTCCGGCATGGTCCGCTACGCCACCGCCAGCGCCTGCCGGCGCGCCCAACTGCTGGCGTACTTCGGCGAGACGTACCCCCACGACAACTGCCAGGCCTGCGACGTCTGCTCGGGCAACGTCGAACTGATCGAGGCCACCGTCGAGGCGCAGATCCTGATGTCTGCCGTGGCTCGCACTGGCGAGCGGTTCGGGGCCAATCACGTGGTGGACGTCGTCATCGGCGCCAACACCGAACGGATCCGCTCGCTCGGTCACGACCAGATCAAGACTTACGGCGCCGGCAAAGACCGCGGCGACAAACGCGCGTGGCTCAACATCGTCGACAACCTCATCGCCCAGCAGTGCCTGCTGGTGGCCGGCGACCGCTACCCCGTGCTGGGCCTGAGCGACAAGGGCCGCGACGTGCTCTTTGGCCGGGCGACGTTCAAGGTGCTGCGCCGCACGGAAGAGCCCGCCGCCAAAGTGCGAGTCCGCAAGGGCCGCTCCGCCGGCACGTCCGAGGCCGCCGCGCCGATCACCGATTACGACCCGGATCTGTTCCAGAAGCTCCGCGAGGTGCGCAGCGCCCTGGCCTTTGAGCGCGGCGTGCCGCCGTACGTGGTCTTCTCCGACCGCACCCTGCACGAGATGGCCCGCGACCTGCCCACCACCCCCCAGGCCCTGCTCGAAATCACCGGCGTAGGCCAGAAGAAGCTCGACCTGTTCGGCCAAAAGTTCCTCGAGGCGATCCGCAACTACAAATGA